The following coding sequences are from one Zalophus californianus isolate mZalCal1 chromosome 5, mZalCal1.pri.v2, whole genome shotgun sequence window:
- the LOC113929835 gene encoding 40S ribosomal protein S27-like has product MPLAEDLLHPSPGEEKRKHKKKRLVQSPNSYFMDVKCPGCYKITTVFSHAQTVVLCVSCSTVLCQPKGGKARLTEGCSFRRRQH; this is encoded by the coding sequence ATGCCCCTTGCGGAGGATCTCCTGCACCCGTCCCcgggagaggagaagaggaagcacAAGAAGAAGCGCCTGGTGCAGAGTCCCAACTCCTACTTCATGGATGTGAAGTGCCCGGGATGCTACAAAATCACCACCGTCTTTAGCCACGCACAAACGGTAGTTCTGTGTGTCAGCTGCTCCACTGTCCTCTGCCAGCCCAAAGGAGGAAAAGCAAGGCTTACAGAAGGATGCTCCTTCAGGCGGAGGCAGCACTAA